A stretch of the Sulfurimonas sp. hsl 1-7 genome encodes the following:
- a CDS encoding vWA domain-containing protein, translating into MFDGIYFEFPKIAFVIFFYIACETLCKMRLPSIYFPHSTQFIKNSIASSKLLFLLKWLGIVMMVLALMSPVKDEPYELKPKQGYEIALILDASESMAQRGFDMLNPGSSRFDIVKNIVSDFIQKRENDNMGLVVFGQYSFIASPLTYDKNILSSLVMQLHEGIAGKYTALYEGLAQGVHLLKESDSKTKIAILLTDGYSTAGVDKIPLDVALDMAKKEGIKVYPIGVGAPNEYNRAVLSKIAQDTGGVAYGASNASQLKEIYEKIDKLEKSEIKNETFTYKQYYYFYPLFVALLSLMFYVYLRNKRGGM; encoded by the coding sequence ATGTTTGATGGCATCTATTTTGAGTTCCCTAAGATCGCATTTGTGATCTTTTTTTACATAGCGTGTGAGACGCTGTGTAAAATGAGATTACCCTCTATCTATTTTCCCCACTCCACACAGTTTATAAAAAACTCTATAGCTAGCTCAAAACTTCTGTTTTTACTCAAATGGCTTGGCATCGTTATGATGGTGTTGGCTTTGATGTCACCGGTAAAAGACGAGCCCTATGAGTTAAAACCTAAGCAGGGGTACGAGATAGCACTTATTTTAGATGCATCGGAATCTATGGCTCAGCGCGGATTTGATATGTTAAACCCGGGATCAAGTCGTTTTGATATTGTCAAAAATATAGTAAGCGACTTTATCCAAAAAAGGGAGAACGATAATATGGGGCTTGTTGTCTTTGGGCAGTACTCTTTTATCGCTTCACCGCTTACTTACGATAAAAACATTCTCTCTTCACTGGTTATGCAGCTTCATGAAGGGATCGCAGGAAAATACACGGCACTTTATGAGGGACTGGCACAAGGTGTTCACCTCTTAAAAGAGAGTGATTCTAAAACAAAAATAGCAATTCTTTTAACAGACGGGTATTCAACGGCAGGGGTTGATAAGATTCCCCTTGATGTTGCCCTTGATATGGCTAAAAAAGAGGGGATTAAAGTATATCCGATCGGAGTGGGTGCACCCAATGAATATAACCGCGCGGTACTATCTAAAATAGCGCAAGATACGGGTGGTGTAGCATACGGCGCTTCAAACGCTTCACAGCTTAAAGAGATCTATGAGAAGATCGATAAGCTAGAGAAATCGGAGATCAAGAATGAGACTTTTACCTATAAACAGTACTACTATTTTTATCCTCTTTTCGTGGCCCTTTTATCGTTAATGTTTTATGTCTATTTGAGAAATAAACGGGGAGGTATGTGA